The DNA segment CGCGTGAGCGTGCGTGCCGTCACCGGAAACCGTCATCCTTCAGCAAAAAGTTCCCGATTGTGTCTCACCCTCGATTCTTACGGCATCCGCCTTGTCTGAGCTCTGGCCAGCCACCTAATGTGGTGTTACTGTAACTGGAGTGAAGACGCGGAGGTTTGAAAGAGCGGAGAGGTGAAGATGTTTGTGTCTTCGGttccgggaggtggaggctaAGTTAGCTCCGCCGACGCCGGATTTAGTCGCTGAGAGGCGGAAGTTTCTTCAACTTCGCCGTTGTCAGCTCAAGTTTCCGGGAGGTGAAGGCTCCGTCAGCCTTACGTCGCCGGCTTCAGGTTCTCGAGGTTGTTTGTTTGCTCGAGTATGGACTCTGGTCATGGAGCGGAAGAGGTTCTCGGCTTGTGATATCTAGGGTTATGTAGCTTCGCCGTTGGATGAGCTCTCTACAGTGGGATGATGCTCTCCGACAAGGTTTCAGTAAGGTGAAGAAGAGATTTGGTTTCGGTGGAGGCCTGAAGGGATTAAGAGCTCCGACGAAACGAGGGTTTCAGCGGTTGGGTACGGCGGTTTGGTGAGGCGGagaccgttagatcgaggcGGAGCGACGCGTGGTGCACTGACGGTCAGGATCTCCACACGTGTCTTGCTTCAGCCTCGTCGACGCACGCATACCAGAGCATGTCGGTGTTGGGCTCGAGGGTTTGGGCTTTGGGTGTAGCCAATTTGGACTTCggcttttgtttgtttttggttGTCCGTTAATAGTGTGGATTTTTGTAATTGAGCTTCGGTCGTTGGGCTTGGCCcgtttctttttattaaatcaaaatttgatgggaaaaaaaaagaacctacACCGAGTAGATCCATATCTGAACAGTGACATTTCGATGTAACgcatatatattgtatttttaaataaatattttatttccatGCTAAAATCAGAGATTATTTTAatgtattcaaaataataataaaccaacCAGCCAAATACTTCTATACCGCTATACCCAACCTCCCGGTTCATTTTTTAAAACCGCCAAGCTGACGTGGCAACCAAAGGCCTTCCATGCCAACAAAGCACTAACTCTCCCTGTCGTTTCGCCACGTGGAACCCTCTGACTTGCGCTTTCTCCACTAAACACTCAGCTTGAAAATCGACAAACTGGCTTAACGGAACCATCCTCATCCCCGCCGCACAAAACGCCTCCCGCCACGTCATCTCTCCACCACCCTGTCTCTTGTTAACCGCTGCTGCTTCAACCGCCGCCGCGATTTTAGGCCGCAGCACAAACCCTTCTATGATCTTCTTCACCAAATCACCGTTCGGAGCGGCAGCGTCGAGAGATTCCAACACCATCGTGTAGAACTCGAACCCACTAACAAACTCTCTTTGAAACGATCCAGCTCCGGATATTCCGTTCCATCCTTCGCTGTCCACGAAAACGACGACGTTCGGTGAAACTCGCCGTAAGTCGTTAACGAAACCGGAGATTCCGTTTAAACGGCGGAATATCACCGGAGAAATCAACACGACGGTTCTTTCTCCTTCCACGAATCTGATCGCTTTGAATGATAACATCTTGAACGTTCGCATCAGAACGAAATCAATCTGAAATCGGATTTTCAAATCGGCGGCGAACTGAACGAGATTCTCTTTGACGAGACGCGTCTCCACGGCGGATTCCTCCGGTACAACCGCCGTGACTCTCAGAAATCCGCCGGTTGCTGATGATTTCTCGGCGATCTCTCTCATGAGCGACGCGTACTGACCGCCGAATCCGATCTCGAAGTCGACGATGTGAGCGAACGGCGAGGAAGATTGGTGGAGAGAGTCGAGGATTGCTTGATTCGCCGTGAAGTGAGAGAAGAGAGGTATCGGAGATATACCGGAGAATTCTTTGATTGCTCGGATTCTCTCGACGATCTCGGTCCATGAAGTTAACCGGTTTTGATTCCGGTTCGAACCGGAAAGAAGCGAACCGAGAGCCTCCTTGAAGTAAAACGCTGCTCTCAGAAGCGGCCTACCCGCAGGAGATCTCAGCCGTTGATTGAGCCGTGACAATATCACCTGAGCGTGCTGCAACTCGTCCGAGTCGACACAGTCGACAACTCGGATGAGATCTTCAATGATATcaaatcctcctcctccttcgtTGTTGTTGTCATACCCGTACTCCGCAGGATTAAGCTGATCGGGAAAGCCTGGAAGCGGTGGATCAACGACGGCGAAATGGGCAGGCGGAGGGAAATTGGGTTTCAAGTTAGGGGTAGAATCGTCATCTAATTCTAATTCTCTCATGATTGAATCCCAATCCATGGAACGCATCGCGTGATCGTCTGACGGAAATTGATTATCACCACCACTCGCGGCCGAGACGAGTGGCTTCTCTTCCACCGTTGTGGGAGTTGGGCTTCTACGGAGGCCGAGCACGGAAGTGGGCTCGTCATAGACAACAAGATTCTTTCCTCCTGAGTTACTGTCCGATGAAGCAGGGACTCTCATGTCTTGTGAATGTAGAattagtattgttttttttttctttctcgaaGTTTGCGTGGGGGAAGAAGAAAGGGAAAGAGAGGAGGCTTTTTGCAAGGAAAATGATTCTTTGCTTTTATGAAAATGAGGTTTTGATCACCAGATGTTCGAGCTCCACTATGTTGATGATCAGAAAGACAATTTTTCACATAAGAAAATCAAGTTGTAGTTGTATTATATAGGACTCTTCGAAAATCACTTTTAAAATTTGGTTcctttggtttaaatttttttagttagtttggttagaaatttgagttaatttggtttgtttaggttagaaattttggttaaaattggtataattttatcattttttttaaatgaacaaATCAACTGAAAGGAATGGACGACCAAACTTTTCAAAATTGTCAAACTAAACCGAAATCATGACCAGACGAAAAACTAAATCAAacattttggttcggttcggtttaaatCTGCAAACCTATCTATCTGCATAGCTCCTATAAGCAAAGATTTGTTACGGGTTACGGTGTGCTGGAAAAAGAACACAGTAAACGACCAAGACAGTGAATCTGCCTAAGTCCTTGGTCCCACTTTGTAGTTAGTTTTGTCGGCGATTTGCGTTGAAGGCGTATGGACCGTTAGATTCACCGATTCATGAACCAATTGATATCAGCGCGTAGGTAACACGCTCACTCCCACCTCTCttcgtctttttttttctttgccttTGCTGCGATGAGTGAGACAGAGAATATATTCCCTTCACTGATTGGTTTGCAAATTTTTAGTCTCTGTTGAGAAGAGGACTAAACTCACAGTTTATGCATACGTAACACGGTTGGTTAAACATTGCAGGGTTTTAAAGATTACAATGGCTGCCTAAGAGTCGTTGAAAGTAGTCGTCACTGTTAATTAACATGATAGGAATGGTCATATTCCTCGCGAGCATTTCTTGATTTTGAGAACTTATTTCTTTGGTTTATTGGATTTTCTGAATAACTCATACATACCCGAAAACACTGGGTAATCAAATCTTATGTCTCGTGTGCCCTATTTCttttacattctttttttttgtgtgtatgaATCTGTTACATTCTTTAATCTTGAGCTGTcgattttagagagagagggCGAAGGCGTGTGTTGTTAGAACGATCAAGATCTTGTGTTGAAAAATAGTGTTAATGAAAACACTAGTTACTGAAGTTTTGACACTATAATTTCGTTATTTTAGGAGATAGAGTAACAGGTTTTGTTCTATCTCAATGGTTGTATATTATCATTTCCCAAGTTTCCTCATATCTTCCGTTAACAACAATCCTAATTCTGAAAATTTAATGAAGCTTTTACCCGGAAACTCATAATACTTTCGGTGGATTTGAATTTTGTTTCACCAACATCAACCCGCGGATATTCATGTAAACATATAAAATCACATGTTCTATTTGATTTGATGGATTCTCCAAACTAATTTGCAAAGGTAATTAATTTTCAGGTTCATGGACTtgagtataaaaatatttatacgtACACACCACTATAAATACTTGTGCTGTTGTGCACAAGCCTAATTgtaattaaataactaaaagtAAACTACTGTTTACATGCAAGGACTTCATATTGCCTTCTACTTACACAGTTTGGGGAGACTATCACTATTTTCCCATAAAATATTAGCAGTATAAACCCGTTTTTAGCACATGTAGTCAGAGTTTAAACAAACCAATCAATCATTGATATATAATATTCCCATTATGCCATTATTTATTTCAACAGACCTAATAATATTTCTACGTTGGATTCCCTCGTCAGCTTAAACGTGACATTAATTATATTGGCAAAGTTTATTAGAGCCTATAAGGGTGTCACATAGAGTTGATCGTAATCAACTTTAGTTTAggttatatagttttattttacaCATCTTACATGTCTGAAAAACAAGACAAAATAATGGAAACCAGAGcttatttgatattattgatatataaagatttgttatatacattttaatttattcttaattgttattatataaaaagataACATCTATTTCAGTACAATAAATTCAGAacttgaaataattaaatagataatctcactcaaatatatatatttttagtttttacagtTTCCCTacacaatatttttaaatttagttagttatactatagaacaaatatttgtttaggatctttttttttttgtttcaacaaatATACTTTAGCAACTACagttttaatatatagtaggattttatgagtaaattttatacatgcTTTACAAATTTTAACCTGTTTTAATggtaaatgattttttaaatgatttttaaaataaaataagttaatttattaatttaacataattttatatttaatttatatcatacttctattttaatattatatagacTATAAATAGAACATTTATGAAAATAGcatacaattattttataatacaatcttaattaatgtttttttaaataatattatacttttaattacaaaattaattaatgtattatcatataaaaatatttaatttttattaagattttgttagattttttcaatagatttttataattaaaagtaatattaaaacaatttataggTAAAGTTGTTATATGTGTTGATTATATAAGATGTGATATCTTAATGATACCAAAATgttaatttgaaataaataaaatataatttttttagtgaagtccatattttaaaaaatcacacatgaatagAAGTTGtgacttatattttaatagaatagatcttaattttattaaaacggatttcaaatgaaaacaaaaatgtattaGACGGGTCTATATTACTTGTTCAGTAATATTAAAAAACCAATATTtctatccaaaaataaaattttatataaaaattgtcCATTTATTTATAGGTTTTAGTGAAGGACACATTCTcaatgttttctttgttttcgttcttttcattatttttctatgggtgggcgttcgggtatccgttcgggttcgggtcgagtattttggattttcgggtatttcggtatagaggtgtagaacccatTCGGGTAtatctgtacttcgggtcgggttcggatatttttagttcgggttcggttatttcggatcggattcggatatttagattttgaaaaaaaaataattaaatttttatttctcaaatttcttgtatttaaaaatataaatttcacttaactatttttttatttttaatagattgaatggttaatagattttgaCATAACAATTTGAAagtaaaaagacattaatttggttattgtttttaaattttggatgtaacttttttttaattctagaaataaaaatttgacatgcattttaagtgagtagcaaatcattttctctATAATTGTACGTATATTATATGAACTTAAAATATGTgtaatatcaatataaatattttatataaaataagagatgtaaactagaaatatagagttaattatacatatgttcggttattttcggatatccattcgggttcggatatccaatcgctgctaattcaatacccgttcggatattctgctacttcggttcggatttcggttcgggtttttcggatatcgggtaaaatgCCCACCCCTAATTTTTCCTGTCACCGGGAGTCTTTTAAgacatttttttggtaattcaTTGTTTTCTATTAAAGCTTTTATATACACTAGAGATTttgcccgggctacgcccggggttagaaaaaatatcaatgtatttaatatatataatgcacAATTACATCCcttgttattaaaatataaaccaaatatTGAATTAGAAATGagtaaaactgaaaaattatcatttttacaatctaaaaatacatatgaaaagatataagaaaatgtgaaatgaataaaaaaaagttaaacctaAGTTACGATCCCAAAAAAGGTTATGATCCTGATATGTTTGACCTTATATATGGGGTTATCATGAACACAAATTATTAATCAGAAGTAAACATGAGCAAATTCTGAAAACATGCCACATCATTTTTCTAACATAGTAGGTATTCacctatttatattttttgcttgtAATGCTTGCACTTTTGATTTAATTGAGTTCTAAATTACGGTATTGAAAATTCTTTATGGTATTTAGAATCTATATAAGTTGATGCCACTTACAATGATGTTTTGATGACTGCTGCCCATTGTAGAACAATACTAAAAATGTGCTAGAAAATCCTCAAAGTTGTCATCAACATTTGTTTAATGCTAGACTTtaagtgtttataaatttttaaaaaattatgattaataAGTAGAAATGTATAACATAACAGATTCTATAAACTTTTTGGGAAGAAAACAgtttctattatttattttcacatttattttGGTTCATATTACCAGTGATTATTAATTCGATTATCTTCTTCAGGAGTCTGCTTCATAATTTTATTCATAAGTatcttaaaattgtttttttatcaagTATCACTTGACTTTGTATTTTCTAtactatttcaaaaaaaaatgaaaggatTTTTGTCCAAAAAGTCAGTAATAAAACTATTGGAGAATTTTatatctaatttattaattaaatatttttctaattcaCTATATAcgtttatttattgtttttagtgtgtaaatttaaaataaactaaaccaaAGATGTAGCCCACAATGTTGTTAGCGGCTAAACGTACCAGGTCACTATAAGTTTGAACCCTAAATTTCTGTAGAATGTATTTCTggtatattttctttaattggGAATATATCTATCATTCAATTGATCTGAAAGATATAAGGATGAGCTGTTAGTCGATATTTCTTGAGCAAATGGGTTTTCGGAGCAAATTTAGTTACATTGGTTAACAATAAAAGACATTGTttacattaatttattttcaaaaataagaacaaaaatattgaacttttatttacataatacaAATCCAGTTCGAAAAATCTAAAGACGGTTCATAGTTATGACACcatttacactacaagaaaacacaagttttacgagggcagttttcctcgttacttcgtcgtaaaagcagtgttacgacgaattagcgaggaaacgcgtttcgtcgttatacgtttgtcgtaacgcatatatcctcgctaattcgtcgtaagttagcgaggaaataatttcgtcgtaaaagcgaaggaggatatttcgtcgtaaagaccacgtaaagagtccacgtaaggacgtcgctaagtttcctcgtaaataccacgaaaagctttcctcgtaaaacccacgtaaataaatactcgtaaaattaa comes from the Brassica napus cultivar Da-Ae chromosome A7, Da-Ae, whole genome shotgun sequence genome and includes:
- the LOC106357715 gene encoding scarecrow-like protein 15, which encodes MRVPASSDSNSGGKNLVVYDEPTSVLGLRRSPTPTTVEEKPLVSAASGGDNQFPSDDHAMRSMDWDSIMRELELDDDSTPNLKPNFPPPAHFAVVDPPLPGFPDQLNPAEYGYDNNNEGGGGFDIIEDLIRVVDCVDSDELQHAQVILSRLNQRLRSPAGRPLLRAAFYFKEALGSLLSGSNRNQNRLTSWTEIVERIRAIKEFSGISPIPLFSHFTANQAILDSLHQSSSPFAHIVDFEIGFGGQYASLMREIAEKSSATGGFLRVTAVVPEESAVETRLVKENLVQFAADLKIRFQIDFVLMRTFKMLSFKAIRFVEGERTVVLISPVIFRRLNGISGFVNDLRRVSPNVVVFVDSEGWNGISGAGSFQREFVSGFEFYTMVLESLDAAAPNGDLVKKIIEGFVLRPKIAAAVEAAAVNKRQGGGEMTWREAFCAAGMRMVPLSQFVDFQAECLVEKAQVRGFHVAKRQGELVLCWHGRPLVATSAWRF